The sequence below is a genomic window from Anopheles cruzii chromosome 3, idAnoCruzAS_RS32_06, whole genome shotgun sequence.
CCGCCGgtgttgtttcatttcgtcCCGCTTTACTTGCCGTGCCATTTTGCCTTCGATGAAAACCCGGGAAACACGACTTCTACCAGGTCCTTAAACAGGGTGCGGAGTGCCTTAGATTAGCAAATTAGATTTAGGGAAAAAGTGCATCGACTGAAAAAGCAGAAAAGCCGGGGCTGGCCAATGCGAAGCTAAACGAACTCATCGGTCCGCTAATGCGGCAAATGGTTAGGGAAATTGCGTTTGGTACGTGTTGTTTGAAGAAACATCGAGAAAAGAATGTTGGTTTAATATTATCTAACAAACATCTATTGAACTGAACAGCGGGATCAATAATAAGCTATCGGGTTTTAACGCAATGACTGAAACATCCTAAAACTGTTGTAAATTACTTCTCCAACCTTAAACAGAACAGGAATGAACAATGTTAAAACCCCTAATAACCTGTAAGAAGATTAATCAATAAAACTTGGATGCATAAGAAGATTAGTATAGCACTACTGTTACTTAATGAGTTTGAAAAATCTTCAATCTGGTATCGATCGTATTCGATAAAATCTTCCTCCAAGTCAACCGATCTTTGAAGATGTTCTTCATATAATAAGCAAAAGTTTTAGAACTTGACCCATGACCCACTGCAAACCGATCTCAAGCGACCCACAGGGACAAGTCACACTTTGTCACCCGCATGTGCTACCAGCCATCGCTACCAAAACCGCGCAACATTGTTCCTGGGTAGAGGAAACACTTAAAACATTTCCTTCAAGTATTTAACGTAATTCCCCTCGCACAACGAGCGTGTCTCGCACGTGTGAGCGTCTCGAAGCGGGTCGAAATTGAGTTTTCAGTAAAACCggattttcctttcgcacACGTCGCGCACGGTATGGTCCATTCTATCTTCGCGAACGTAACTTCGCGTCCTTCAGAAACACCGGCGCTGTCTAGTAGCTGAAGGAagatgttttaattaaattatttagaATTTGAAACAAGGTTCAACCGGCTTGGTGTTGTGCTTGTTTCAACCGGTTCCGATACTTGTTTCTTGGCAGCGATCGCCGTATGGATTGGAGGATTCGCTGAAggttttaccatttttttgtccCTCCGGAATAAATTGCCGATATCAGTGCTGTGCCATAAGATGGGGACCTTTTGGAATTCTTTAAATATTGGAAAAAGACCCGCGTGCCCGGGTGAACACGGTCCACTATGTTTTGTTAGCATTGATTGTGTGTTGCGAAAAAGCCGCATTATTAAACCCAAAGTGAAGGCACGAAACCGGATTGGAGCCTTGTATCTCATTAAAGCAACAGATGTCCTAAGGTTAAAGTAACATACTTTTAAAGTAAACTGTCAATAAACATGTAAACAAACGTTAGGCATCCCAAGAGAAataagaaacagaaacgaatggaaagcaaaataaacCCGAAAATCCTTCGCCGGAATCGTTATTCACCAATTTTGCCGTTTCTCGTGGGAATCTATTGCACAGAAAAACAATCGCTTCAGTTCAGCGCAAGAGAAAAGTTCACCAACTAGGGGTTTCAAAATACTCGTCCTTGAGCTGCGTGTGATTTTTCACGCACACCCCCTTAAGACTTTGGTGAAACGGATCCGGTTTAGGAACGCTGTGCTTAATGTTGAAAAGTCCGCTGCCGGTTTTATTGCTTCCTGGTTTAACTGACACGTACGCTGCTGCTACATTACAGAGGCGGAAGCCGAAATCGTTGGCGCACCGGATCTACACATCGACGAGGGCTCCACGTTGAGGTTGGAGTGCAAATTACAACGTGCCACAGAGAATCCCACGTTCGTGTTCTGGTAAGTACAGCCACCTCACGGTGCCAATCGCACTGCGTAACGAAGTTACTACCGCCGTACATTGCCATATGGATTTTGGGCTATTTTGGGAGGTTAATTTTAGGTTTCTATGTGGCAAACGAAACTGTGTTCTACGAACTTTATTGTGCCTTAACTGCCATTAGCCTCTTTTGTTTAGTAAACCACACAATACATCATCGGAATGGTGGTTGTAAAACAGAGACAACATTAACGATCAAAATCCATTCATTTGACTGCCTATGCAATTCCCATCTTGAGTGATAGTGGAACAAACTTGGGGTCCATGTTATGGTTACGATTGGTGGGAGCAATGCAATTATTAGTTCCAACAAACGCTCGTCCGTAATCTATTCCGAAGAGACGCATAAGCGCTGCTGCCCGTAACAGTTTAATGGCGCAACTGGGTAAAACCATTTTTACAGGACGTCCGTACAGATATCGCTATCTGGTTTCAAAGCCGATTATTCATTGCCCAAACCTCATGAACATTGCGCGGTGTGTGTATGGTATGCGGTGAACATTCAACAGTAAACCGCTAATCATCAAACCACGTCCAGTTGCTGCAGCGGCCGGACCTATCTGGGGAGTATTCGCTCCGAACAGACCTACCACAACATTGATCGCGATAATTGTGTTACGAACGCTTGGCACACCGAAGTAAGCTACCCGTGCCGAACCAGGAACACCAGGATCGTCGTCCGGATGGTCTATAAAACGTAGCTTTGGTTACACGCGTTCGTAGTAAGTGAGTTTAAATTATGCACAACGTTCGGTTCGAGCACTGCAAGCTTACTTCCGGTTGAAGTTGCGGATTTTGCGGACCACAGTCATCTACTGGAACATAAACTATTTACCCGAACTGGGGCTTCTGCTAGGCCAATAATAGAATAACTAAACTATTCGGTACTTCAACCGCAGTTTATTCGAAGAAAGTTCTACATTTTGTAATTTCTAAAACATATTTACCGAGAATCATTCATCACTGAGACGTATCAGCGAGTTGAATGGTTCGAtattaaaattgtgtttttggcTTGCAAACTTACGAAGCAATTATTTTATGGGTCTTATCATCATTCTTGAAGAGGTCAATACGTATAATGTTTGGTTTATGTTCATGTTCAATCTCTCGTTCAATCCCTTGATGTAACAGCTATTGAACCACCAACCACCTCGATGAATTTCAGCGCAATTATGTCCGGCCATTTTGTCATTATCACGATCGTACGTTGAGAATTTCATATCTCTCTGGCGTGTTAGGATATCCACAACAGTTCCGTTGTACGCTCCAATGGTTTTCAGTTTATATTGTTCAGTTTCACTGCCGACCTCGAATGCTGCGTAGCGTCCATATGCATGCTTGCCGCTGCGGGTTTCAACCTCAATCATCAGTTCGTAGGGTCGCCTCGATGTCAGCTGATACATTCGTTCCAGTCCAATCCAGAACTCTTGCTCTATGTCACCAAAACCATCCCGATACTCGGTCCAATTGCGATTGAAGTCCAGCGATCTATCGATTTCGTACTGTATCACCAACCAGCCTCCACCAAACTTAGTCTGCTCGCAGTACACTTTGAAAGGGCTACTTTCAAAGTCCAACCGAATAGAATATACTCCGGAAACATTCTGTGGAACTTCTTTACACGATCGGAACGGCATGTAGGACTGCAGATCGAGTATTGCTTCACGCATTGTATTCAAACTGTTGTTGGTGTCAGCTGGGTGCTCGCTAAGTTGAAGCTGATGTTCCAAGAACAAGTGCTGAATGTGGTCTACCTTTGCCATCAGTACCTCGAATGTAAACCCAGCGAAGTTCGTAGCATTGGAGTTCGTATCACTACACCTCACACTGGCTGCGATGCACAAAAATACTATTCCTGCTAACGGTACCATGTTCGCGAAATACAATTCACCACACTAGTTTGTAACCTTTCTTTCTGTTACTACACAAAGAGGCCACAGTTCGCTTTATATAGCTGTAACGATTCAATGTTTCTGTTGAAAAGCAAGTGACATCCTTTCAAACCACAGTTGTAAATGTGGTTTTGTGTGACGAAAGCGATAACCTACTTTAAAAACCACAACCAGACCATAAGTTAATAGACCCGGACATAAGAACCACAAGTAGCCATAAGACCATAAGTAACCCCGGACATAAGAACGTTGTGGGATCTAGGGGTAAGATAATTTATTAGCATTTTgccgaatgaaaaaaatgctTATTTGATTAGATTCTATACCGTTAAACATCTATTTACTCTACGCCACATGACTTGTTGAATGATACCTATGGCTAACTTCACCCTCACAGGTACCACGAGCACAATATGGTGAATTTCGATCAGTTGAACGGATTTTCCGTAGCTCCGTTCCAACCGTCGGCTCCGGCCATCCACCAGCACCTGCAGCACTACCTTCCACACCCACTCCTCGACCACGGGCCACAGCTCTCGGCCGAAGACCAGGACTTTGGCGGCGTACTGGATGATGACGACTTACTCCAGCGTTCACTGCACCTGGATCAGGACGCCACTTCGCCCTTCCTGGCCACCTCGTCGTCTGCGTCGGCATCATCTTCGCTACTGCTGGCGTCTCTCGCTGCGGCGGCCTTCTCTTCTTCCTCCTACCAAAACCTCGAACCGGCCCCGGACATGTCCTTCGAGTTCGGACCtgagccgggcccgggtctTTCGTCGGAATCGTCGGACCCGCTGGACGCGAGCGGCGCCCGTCGGCATAATCATAATCACCCGCATCACGGTGCCCACCCTCAGCATCCCCACGTCCATCACCACgcccatcagcatcagcatcagcaccatcatcaccatcacttCCCGCGGGGAGCGTGGCCCACGAACCACTCCTCGCCGCTGCTGTACTCGCACATCCTCACGCCGGCCCCGAGCGTGCTTACGATCAAGAAAGTCCACTTTAAGCACGCCGGTAATTACACTTGCGCCCCCTCGAACGCCCGTCCGGCCAGCATCACCGTGCACGTGCTGCAAGGTGAGTTCGTCTAAAACCTCCTGATCCCGCCATTAATTTCACTAGTCCCCGGACCCGTCGGGGGGACACTCTAGAGAAACTTCCTTCCGACGTAATGTAATAGCTGGATTAACTGAACAAACAGCGTGTGGACCAGGCGGGCCACGCGGTTAAAGCGCCCCGTTGGCGTCCGAATGGTGCAGAAGTTACGAAATTAATCACCAAAAGCACACTTTTTCCCAAAGTTGGCTTCTGCCGACGAATTATTTTGGGAAAAACTGCTGAAATGAAGTTGTAATTGAGTTATGCTCTGTCAAAACGAGATCGCGCGAAAACTTCCTGCGCAACTGTAATCTTTGTTTGGTCCCCGTTTCGAGGCACTATTCCTGTTAACCTGACCCTTTTCGCTGTCCAGTTTGCCCATGCTACAGTCcgatttgtttgtgtgtccTACAGACCCCTCGCACTTGAACTGATACGTAATGTTTTCCGTTGCTTCCAGATAAAAAACCAGCCGCCATGCAGCATGCAAACCGCAGTCAGCTGGATGACGGAAGTAAGCAATCGAGAAATGGATGCCCTCACCAAGGCCACCACTACCCAGCGTTTCCGATGGCCGCATTGCTATTTCTTTGCTTCACGTGCCACCTGTGCACGCGGCACGATTGGTTACAACGGTGAAACGAGATGTGAATAACATGGATGTAATTAGAGGACGCTTCCGATAAGGGAAGGAAGCAACCGGCGCACAGCATTATGGCGTGTAATAAAACAATGTAAATCTTTTTTTACCAATTGTCCATTGTGAGAGGGTCGAGGGTGCAGAGTGCAGATATGTGGCCAAGCAGTGAGAAATGAGAAACGTAAACGTAAAATCGTCAGTATTTAATTGCGCTACCTGCATTTGAAGAACATCCAGTAGAACCTTGGCATATGTTGATGGAAGTGCGCCCGCGGTTCGTCCATCGTCTGTCTGACACCCGACATATGCTCCATAACCTATTTTTCTCCAGATGTCCAACCGTTCGACAGGAAGCGTAGCGAGTAGATAGCTAAAATGTTTGTTATATCTCAAAACACAAGGAAGTAGACAACACTGAACGGAGCGCAAGGGTAAGGAAAAGTATTATTCATATACAGAAAGAACTCACTACAGAATGGAAATGTGTACGAAGCTGTTTGCTTTTTAAATAACTATCCGAAAGTATCTCTACTTTTGTCACTACTCACGCGGGTAAGtatcagcaaaaaaaaatgtttcagtcCGCATAAAATTTACGCTACAAAGGTAACAGGAAAACATAACCTAACATTATGAACTACTCTTTATATTTTCGTGAGGGAGAGGTTTGGGTCAGAAAGCA
It includes:
- the LOC128270709 gene encoding uncharacterized protein LOC128270709, giving the protein MARIFTGIDLSSFWWCCCCCCCNQRHLLAVIFIFSIVMGAPHTDPSAAAVPIPPLPSGALFATKNNTKVTAQRGGTALLPCTVLSQPAATVSWIRRQDFQLLTVGLSTYSSDERFMVAHLRHWGLWALRIKSVRAEDEGVYECQLSVHPVQSVFVELKVVEAEAEIVGAPDLHIDEGSTLRLECKLQRATENPTFVFWYHEHNMVNFDQLNGFSVAPFQPSAPAIHQHLQHYLPHPLLDHGPQLSAEDQDFGGVLDDDDLLQRSLHLDQDATSPFLATSSSASASSSLLLASLAAAAFSSSSYQNLEPAPDMSFEFGPEPGPGLSSESSDPLDASGARRHNHNHPHHGAHPQHPHVHHHAHQHQHQHHHHHHFPRGAWPTNHSSPLLYSHILTPAPSVLTIKKVHFKHAGNYTCAPSNARPASITVHVLQDKKPAAMQHANRSQLDDGSKQSRNGCPHQGHHYPAFPMAALLFLCFTCHLCTRHDWLQR
- the LOC128272020 gene encoding angiopoietin-related protein 1-like; its protein translation is MVPLAGIVFLCIAASVRCSDTNSNATNFAGFTFEVLMAKVDHIQHLFLEHQLQLSEHPADTNNSLNTMREAILDLQSYMPFRSCKEVPQNVSGVYSIRLDFESSPFKVYCEQTKFGGGWLVIQYEIDRSLDFNRNWTEYRDGFGDIEQEFWIGLERMYQLTSRRPYELMIEVETRSGKHAYGRYAAFEVGSETEQYKLKTIGAYNGTVVDILTRQRDMKFSTYDRDNDKMAGHNCAEIHRGGWWFNSCYIKGLNERLNMNINQTLYVLTSSRMMIRPIK